In a genomic window of Sphingomonas koreensis:
- a CDS encoding TonB-dependent receptor plug domain-containing protein, translating to MISPRPHRHIRFRSSALALGAALAFAAPAFAQDVPEEAESAPSEVVITGSRISTAGFEAATPTTVIGAAELQQAGRTDIAASLADLPQFRQTQSATSTNTLTSSGQAPADLRGLGAARTLVLVNNRRSVSSGDLQTVPYSLVKQIDVVTGGASAAYGSGAVAGVVNILLDDNKEGFELGAQTGISSRGDAQKYLLEGSAGIKFADGRGHFMIGADYLKDKGVTPGNARPRIGSAGFFPDTTGKLVPTGNLRELTRSEGGLIRTGVLAGQTFNPDGSLRPFQFGIVRPGSASTMIGGEGYNIDQYRSLSAPIERTSLFARLSYDVTDNLKVWVDGNYNRVSDRRLFFPDLGVTQLTFSTTNPYLTAAQRSAFAAAGETSFTMGRVLTDMSMVDYDYMRVTKQGSIGFDGTFGGGKWRYGAFFTHGEQEQDQSLIGLTKKAEFARAINAVSSGGSIVCAVNADADTANNDAACRPLNLFGSGRADPAAIAYATGTWNSVTTTWLDHAGASISGEPFMLWDLPVSVAAGVEYREESFRTLYDATSLANNFNTINGVDIRKTGNSVKEGFAEVDIPLLANLPIVQKLSFNGAVRVSDYSTSGAIWSWKLGGIWEIIDGLKIRTTRSRDIRAPSLTELFSQRSTLFTNIADSGRPNSPLTNITLFTGGNPDLRPEIADTFTVGGVIRPAFFRGFDLSVDYYNIKIDDVITTLTAQQIVNGCYSQNNQGACSQIVRDGSGVMTSINAAYINVASFKNTGIDIEASYRTKLDGIGLDGQLKVRAIANYVDQMVVNNGVVAIDGAGYLGSQAGYLVPKWRGSLAFNYESQGMGADLRTRYVGSGGFAPAAVLANQDARIDSHIYVDLGLRAYIRTSDRNRLTVYGSVQNLFDRQPTLGAVSSPYLDIIGRHFTFGVRANF from the coding sequence ATGATTTCTCCCCGACCCCATCGTCACATTCGCTTCCGCAGCAGCGCCTTAGCGCTCGGCGCCGCGCTCGCCTTCGCGGCCCCCGCGTTCGCGCAGGATGTGCCGGAAGAGGCTGAGTCCGCACCATCCGAAGTCGTCATCACCGGCTCGCGCATCAGCACCGCCGGTTTCGAGGCAGCGACCCCGACGACCGTGATCGGTGCCGCCGAACTGCAGCAGGCCGGCCGCACCGACATCGCCGCCTCGCTCGCCGACCTCCCGCAATTCCGCCAGACGCAAAGCGCCACGTCGACCAACACACTCACCTCTTCCGGTCAGGCGCCCGCCGATCTTCGCGGCCTGGGTGCGGCGCGCACGCTGGTTCTGGTAAACAACCGCCGCAGCGTCAGTTCGGGCGACCTCCAGACCGTCCCCTATTCGCTGGTCAAGCAGATCGACGTCGTCACCGGCGGTGCATCGGCGGCCTATGGATCGGGGGCAGTCGCCGGCGTCGTCAACATCCTGCTGGACGATAACAAGGAGGGCTTCGAGCTCGGCGCGCAGACCGGTATTTCCTCGCGCGGCGACGCCCAGAAATACCTGCTTGAAGGATCGGCCGGCATCAAGTTCGCCGATGGCCGCGGCCATTTCATGATCGGCGCCGACTATCTGAAGGACAAGGGCGTCACCCCCGGCAATGCGCGCCCGCGCATCGGTTCGGCGGGCTTCTTCCCGGATACCACCGGCAAGCTGGTCCCGACCGGCAATCTGCGCGAACTGACGCGCAGCGAGGGTGGCCTGATCCGTACCGGCGTTCTCGCTGGGCAGACCTTCAATCCCGACGGCAGCCTGCGTCCCTTCCAGTTCGGCATCGTCCGCCCCGGCTCCGCATCGACGATGATCGGGGGCGAGGGCTACAACATCGATCAATATCGTTCGCTGTCGGCACCGATCGAACGGACCAGCCTGTTCGCGCGCCTGAGCTATGACGTGACCGACAATCTGAAGGTCTGGGTCGACGGGAATTACAACCGGGTCTCCGACAGGCGCCTGTTCTTCCCCGACCTTGGCGTTACTCAGCTCACCTTCTCGACCACCAACCCCTATCTGACCGCGGCGCAGCGTTCGGCCTTTGCTGCAGCGGGCGAGACCAGCTTCACCATGGGCCGCGTGCTGACCGACATGTCGATGGTGGACTACGACTATATGCGCGTGACCAAGCAGGGCTCGATCGGCTTCGACGGCACCTTCGGCGGCGGCAAGTGGCGCTATGGCGCGTTCTTCACCCATGGCGAACAGGAACAGGATCAGAGCCTTATCGGCCTGACCAAGAAGGCCGAGTTCGCCAGGGCGATCAACGCGGTGTCGAGCGGCGGATCGATCGTCTGTGCGGTGAATGCCGATGCGGACACCGCGAACAACGACGCTGCCTGCCGGCCACTCAACCTCTTCGGCTCGGGCCGCGCCGATCCGGCGGCGATCGCCTATGCGACCGGGACGTGGAACTCGGTGACGACGACCTGGCTCGACCATGCCGGCGCCAGTATCAGCGGCGAGCCCTTCATGCTGTGGGACCTGCCGGTCTCGGTCGCCGCGGGCGTCGAATATCGCGAGGAATCCTTCCGCACGCTCTACGATGCGACCTCGCTGGCGAACAACTTCAACACGATCAACGGCGTCGATATCAGGAAGACCGGCAACAGTGTGAAGGAGGGCTTTGCCGAGGTCGATATCCCGCTGCTCGCCAACCTGCCGATCGTGCAGAAACTGAGCTTCAACGGTGCGGTCCGGGTATCGGACTACAGCACCAGCGGCGCGATCTGGTCGTGGAAGCTGGGTGGAATCTGGGAGATCATCGACGGGCTGAAGATCCGCACGACCCGCTCGCGCGACATCCGTGCGCCTTCGCTGACCGAATTGTTCAGCCAGCGCTCGACCCTGTTCACCAATATCGCGGATTCGGGCCGTCCCAACAGCCCGCTGACGAACATCACGCTGTTCACTGGCGGCAACCCCGACCTTCGCCCGGAGATCGCCGACACGTTCACGGTCGGCGGCGTGATCCGTCCTGCCTTCTTCCGAGGATTCGACCTGTCGGTCGATTACTACAACATCAAGATCGACGACGTGATCACCACGCTTACCGCCCAGCAGATCGTCAATGGCTGCTACTCGCAGAACAATCAGGGTGCGTGCAGCCAGATCGTGCGCGACGGCAGCGGCGTGATGACGTCGATCAACGCGGCCTATATCAACGTCGCGAGCTTCAAGAATACGGGCATCGATATCGAAGCCTCCTATCGCACCAAGCTGGATGGCATCGGCCTTGACGGCCAGCTGAAGGTTCGCGCGATCGCCAACTATGTCGATCAAATGGTCGTCAACAACGGTGTCGTCGCGATCGACGGTGCGGGCTATCTCGGCTCCCAGGCCGGCTACCTCGTGCCCAAATGGCGCGGATCGCTGGCCTTCAACTATGAGAGCCAGGGCATGGGCGCCGATCTGCGGACGCGCTATGTCGGAAGTGGGGGCTTTGCGCCGGCCGCGGTACTCGCCAATCAGGATGCTCGGATCGACAGCCACATCTATGTCGATCTGGGTCTGCGCGCCTATATCCGGACGAGCGACAGGAACCGCCTGACGGTCTATGGCAGCGTTCAGAACCTGTTCGACCGCCAGCCGACGCTCGGCGCAGTCAGTTCGCCCTATCTCGACATCATCGGCCGGCACTTCACCTTTGGCGTCCGCGCGAACTTCTGA